Below is a genomic region from Rhododendron vialii isolate Sample 1 chromosome 5a, ASM3025357v1.
CATAGAGCTCCCCATCATTCTTCGCAATAGGGGTATTCTCAATCTGTGATTTTGCCGCTAGAATTTCCTGATCACGCACCGAGGACCATCGTGGCCTCTACAATCCAATGCAAACAATTAGCAAAGTGAGCTCTATAAGAAACGGCACATTTTTTGAAAGGCTGAAAGGTTTGGCATATAGAATGAAGTTCATACCATTGCACGTGATGAACGGCGGTGTCGAACTAATAACTGGTTCATCTCGTATATTGACATTACTGATTTTGGAGGCATATCACATCTCAGCTTCTTCGTCATTGTATTATTCACTGTTGTCAAGGTACTAATTGACATTCCAAGACCACTTTGCAATTTTAGATGGCTTCCATCCCTTGATACTAGTCTTATTTCTGCTCCACCTGAAGATCTTTTCGAAGCAGCAGAACCAATTGCAATGCTTCCATTTGATACCAGGTTCACTGGAGATGTGATGTTAATTGCCCCAACTTCCCTTGGCATCACATTTGTATCTGCTTCTGGGATAGTTTCTTTGGAAGTTCCATCACTATGTTCAACAATCTGCTCTACTGGCAGAATCCGCCTACTTTCATTTGCCTTTTCTGAGACTGAAATATAATCTAGATCGTGGTCTATGACATAATTATCATTCAAGTCTACAAAATTCTGGTCTTCAGAATCATCGCCTTTCGTATCGATATCATGTTCGCTAATTTTTTGTAGATCATTCATCCCCAGATCAAACTCATTTTTCATGCTTCTATTATCTCCCATTGGTCCACTGCTATGCCCAATTTCTCCAACCACATTATGTTTTTTAAGAGTTGTTACCACGCCGACAATCAGAGTAGCATCAACTGAATTTGAAACATTAAAAAGGATGGAGTTTCTAACCACAGTAGAATTAACAGATGATGATCCAGACAAGAAGATGCCCCGTCCCGGAAGGTCATCCCCAGAAAAAAGAGATAGAAGAGCAGTTCCATATGGAAGCATCAGGGACTGGCAAAACAAATGAGTGATTGCTACCAAACCCACTACAAAGAGCCATCTCCTTTT
It encodes:
- the LOC131325483 gene encoding uncharacterized protein LOC131325483, with product MEFPIQFQRLCHIEKRRWLFVVGLVAITHLFCQSLMLPYGTALLSLFSGDDLPGRGIFLSGSSSVNSTVVRNSILFNVSNSVDATLIVGVVTTLKKHNVVGEIGHSSGPMGDNRSMKNEFDLGMNDLQKISEHDIDTKGDDSEDQNFVDLNDNYVIDHDLDYISVSEKANESRRILPVEQIVEHSDGTSKETIPEADTNVMPREVGAINITSPVNLVSNGSIAIGSAASKRSSGGAEIRLVSRDGSHLKLQSGLGMSISTLTTVNNTMTKKLRCDMPPKSVMSIYEMNQLLVRHRRSSRAMRPRWSSVRDQEILAAKSQIENTPIAKNDGELYAPLFRNVSMFKRSYELMERTLKVYVYKDGERPIFHQPILKGLYASEGWFMKLMEGNKQFVVKDPRRAHLFYMPFSSRMLEYTLYVRNSHNRTNLRQFLKQYSERIAAKYRFWNRTGGADHFLVACHDWV